From the genome of Bacteroides sp. MSB163, one region includes:
- a CDS encoding hybrid sensor histidine kinase/response regulator transcription factor: MKYTKTIALITTLLCFLQGQGLVLAQQNPNQYNYLYLTIRNGLCDNSIRAIHKDHNSFMWFGTSNGLDRYDGYELKHYSTAPRQPYLFIESNYINDISEDGNNYLWVASEAGIMSIDLTHENLNFYKEYSGKNNNVLYSPVQALLVDDFNNLWVGKSDGLAYIILDEERQIKDIRILKKDVDIRTIVKHGSDIWAGGDKCLLHFTPSGKQDYSNIPVVANLDTSQLIFNRLFSYGDYLWIGTQSGLYCYNTQNQFCILYQHNPNNPHSISSNFITDIDKNSSGDIIIGTRNGVNIYQRNDQFVTFSKGIQARSLNDNIVNRIFVDKNDNIWAGTDFGGINIMAPQRITFNYSLQGYEKGVPNIISTVLEDKEGNILAGIVDGGLAIKRKDTDSFSFFKHNPGDPRSLAHNNISDIIQDLHGNYWISTIGGGLDKLDKNNLSHPVFEHYNSSNSSLTSDDIYDIALDSARNALWICNGNHINTLDFSTGAINRLKFYTQSKEPVHNMNTIFIDSQSRLWIGGNGVYVIDLENSRNTYECIYYQHKLDDPESKINEKITCIFETKKGEIYLGSLGNGIYLLEDNSNSEKYTFKNYAVRCGLSDTSISNILDDENGNLWISTLKGIYFFDINTKRAFKFDEGDGLLVPQFYKRSGCRTINHNMLLGTIDGFVTFSPLVNLPKQKQRTITLTSVVCNGSQLIPYLNSDNLPVSISTTKELHLYPPQNSFEITFSCLDYIEPEKVFYFHRIHELEEHWNTGLVKRNAKYTNLSPGKYMLEIRCTNHDNTWSTEATCLSIIVHPPFYKTGWFYSLIAILIVSILLYIIYWYNARQQHIQKLLKEKIEIMSEQMEAINKEKLSYFTNLAHEFKTPLTLIQGPASQLVRQTTDPKEKEDLQIINRNAQYLLSLVNQLIDLRKIDTQNLTLNYSQFNFSKFLNTTITDFSNLMKERNISFEKIYRLKSDHIYSDKENLHKILFNLLSNAIKHTPDKGKITLHANQFIDKSNKLMQFISVTNSGSIIAPDEIDKIFNRFYRIPEQNKYTNYGQSSTGIGLHIVKELINLLGGTIKVKSSEKEGVSFRLYFPITLADAAENEIHEEYKEPVPVEDKIEPFIPIDRSKPTLLLVEDNPDMRHYIKNMLKEKYNIAEANNGEQGYKTAQNIVPDFIVSDLMMPVCDGSDFCKRLREDKLLSHIPFLLLTANSSETARIESYENGVDGYITKPFEQSVLLAHIDSILKNRDLRQKKFVEQDLNPILLEVGQSDQQFMNEVMNILEKNYADPQFGVKDLTERLNISYTVIYKKFVSLTGLPPVRFIQLYRLQIAKKILENSTNNVIVSEIAYRVGFNDPKYFTRCFVKQYKQTPSSFFK; encoded by the coding sequence ATGAAGTATACGAAGACAATAGCGCTAATCACAACCCTGCTCTGCTTCCTGCAAGGGCAGGGTCTAGTGCTTGCTCAGCAGAATCCAAACCAATACAATTACCTTTATCTTACTATCCGGAACGGATTATGCGACAACTCCATCCGAGCCATACACAAAGATCATAACTCATTCATGTGGTTCGGAACCTCCAACGGGCTCGACCGTTACGATGGTTACGAACTGAAACACTACTCCACAGCTCCCAGACAACCGTATCTGTTTATTGAAAGCAATTACATCAATGACATTAGCGAAGACGGCAACAACTATTTGTGGGTAGCTTCCGAAGCCGGTATCATGAGCATTGATCTCACTCACGAAAATCTCAACTTCTATAAGGAATACTCCGGCAAGAACAATAATGTACTTTACTCTCCCGTTCAAGCCCTGCTTGTCGACGATTTCAATAATCTCTGGGTGGGTAAAAGTGACGGACTGGCCTACATCATTCTGGACGAAGAAAGGCAGATAAAAGATATCCGGATATTGAAAAAAGACGTGGATATCAGAACCATTGTAAAACATGGAAGTGATATCTGGGCGGGAGGCGATAAGTGTTTATTGCATTTTACTCCTTCGGGTAAACAGGATTACAGCAACATACCCGTAGTTGCAAACCTGGATACTTCACAGTTAATCTTTAACCGCCTGTTTTCGTATGGCGACTATCTGTGGATCGGTACCCAAAGCGGCTTATACTGCTATAACACCCAGAACCAATTCTGTATACTTTACCAGCATAACCCCAATAATCCTCACAGCATTTCCTCCAACTTCATCACAGATATCGATAAGAACTCATCAGGCGACATCATTATCGGAACCAGAAACGGAGTGAACATATATCAGCGAAATGACCAATTCGTTACTTTCAGCAAAGGTATACAAGCCCGGTCACTGAATGATAATATCGTTAATCGGATATTTGTTGATAAGAATGATAATATCTGGGCAGGAACCGACTTCGGTGGGATTAATATCATGGCTCCGCAACGTATAACTTTCAACTATTCACTGCAAGGGTATGAAAAAGGAGTGCCCAACATTATCAGTACAGTACTTGAAGACAAAGAAGGAAATATCCTGGCAGGAATTGTAGATGGCGGACTTGCCATTAAGAGGAAAGACACCGACTCCTTTTCGTTCTTCAAACACAATCCGGGAGATCCTCGCTCACTGGCTCACAACAATATCTCGGACATCATTCAGGATTTACATGGCAATTACTGGATATCAACAATAGGCGGAGGGCTGGATAAACTGGATAAAAACAATCTGTCACACCCCGTATTCGAACATTACAACAGCTCGAATTCCTCCCTGACCTCCGATGACATCTATGACATAGCTCTGGACTCTGCCAGAAATGCATTGTGGATATGTAACGGCAACCATATCAATACACTCGATTTCTCTACGGGAGCTATCAACCGGCTAAAGTTTTACACACAATCCAAAGAGCCCGTTCATAACATGAATACAATCTTCATCGACTCACAGTCAAGATTATGGATTGGCGGAAACGGCGTATACGTCATCGACCTGGAGAATTCCAGGAATACCTACGAATGTATATACTATCAGCACAAACTGGATGATCCCGAAAGCAAAATCAATGAAAAGATCACTTGTATATTCGAAACTAAAAAGGGAGAGATTTATCTGGGTAGCCTCGGAAATGGCATCTACTTGCTGGAAGACAACAGCAACAGCGAAAAATATACATTCAAGAACTATGCCGTGCGCTGCGGTCTTTCGGATACCAGCATCTCAAACATTCTGGACGATGAGAACGGGAACTTGTGGATCAGTACCTTAAAAGGCATTTACTTCTTCGATATCAATACAAAACGGGCCTTCAAGTTCGATGAAGGAGACGGATTGCTGGTGCCCCAGTTCTATAAAAGATCCGGTTGCAGGACCATCAATCACAATATGTTACTGGGAACTATCGATGGTTTCGTAACATTCAGCCCGCTGGTAAACCTGCCCAAGCAAAAGCAGCGGACAATAACCCTCACCAGTGTTGTCTGTAACGGCAGCCAGTTGATACCTTATCTGAACAGCGACAATCTGCCTGTAAGTATCTCAACAACCAAGGAACTGCATTTATATCCACCACAGAATTCCTTTGAAATCACATTCAGCTGCCTGGACTATATCGAACCGGAAAAGGTGTTCTACTTCCATCGCATTCATGAACTGGAAGAACACTGGAACACTGGATTGGTAAAAAGAAACGCCAAATACACCAACCTGTCGCCAGGAAAGTATATGCTGGAAATACGATGCACCAACCACGACAACACCTGGTCTACTGAGGCCACCTGTCTCAGCATTATCGTACATCCCCCATTCTATAAAACAGGATGGTTCTACTCACTTATCGCTATATTGATAGTGTCCATTCTGCTTTATATCATCTATTGGTATAATGCAAGGCAACAGCATATCCAGAAACTTCTGAAAGAAAAGATAGAGATCATGTCCGAACAGATGGAGGCTATCAACAAAGAGAAGCTATCCTATTTCACCAACCTCGCACACGAGTTTAAGACACCCCTGACCCTGATACAAGGACCGGCAAGCCAGCTTGTCAGGCAAACTACCGATCCCAAAGAAAAAGAGGACTTACAGATTATCAACCGGAATGCCCAATACCTGCTTTCACTGGTCAACCAACTGATTGACTTACGCAAGATCGATACCCAGAACTTAACGCTCAATTACTCTCAATTCAACTTCAGCAAGTTCCTGAACACAACAATAACCGACTTTTCCAACCTGATGAAAGAACGAAACATCAGCTTTGAAAAGATATACCGCCTGAAGAGTGACCATATCTATTCTGATAAGGAAAACCTGCATAAGATACTGTTCAATCTATTATCCAACGCCATCAAGCATACTCCCGATAAAGGAAAAATCACATTGCATGCCAACCAATTCATCGACAAGTCGAACAAACTCATGCAGTTTATCTCCGTCACCAACAGTGGCAGCATAATAGCTCCTGACGAAATAGACAAAATATTCAACCGTTTCTACCGGATACCCGAACAGAACAAATATACAAACTACGGACAGAGCAGTACGGGCATCGGACTTCACATCGTAAAAGAGCTTATCAACCTATTAGGCGGAACGATTAAAGTCAAGAGTTCGGAAAAAGAAGGTGTATCTTTCAGATTATATTTCCCCATTACGCTGGCGGACGCAGCGGAGAATGAAATTCATGAGGAATATAAAGAGCCCGTACCCGTTGAAGACAAAATCGAGCCGTTCATTCCTATAGACAGGAGCAAGCCGACTTTGTTATTGGTAGAAGACAATCCCGATATGCGTCATTATATCAAGAATATGCTAAAAGAAAAATACAATATCGCTGAAGCAAACAACGGTGAGCAAGGCTATAAGACAGCCCAGAATATCGTGCCCGATTTCATTGTATCCGATCTAATGATGCCCGTATGCGATGGTTCCGATTTCTGCAAAAGACTGCGCGAGGACAAACTTTTAAGTCACATTCCTTTCCTGCTTCTCACGGCAAATTCAAGTGAGACTGCCCGGATAGAAAGCTATGAAAACGGAGTAGACGGATATATCACCAAGCCTTTCGAACAATCCGTATTATTAGCCCACATAGACTCCATCTTGAAGAACAGGGATTTGCGTCAGAAGAAATTCGTAGAACAAGACTTAAATCCTATTCTGCTGGAAGTGGGACAATCCGACCAGCAGTTCATGAACGAAGTTATGAATATTCTGGAAAAGAACTATGCTGATCCTCAATTCGGTGTAAAGGATCTGACAGAAAGACTGAACATCAGTTATACAGTGATTTATAAGAAATTCGTATCACTCACCGGACTTCCGCCGGTACGTTTCATCCAATTATACAGGCTACAGATTGCCAAGAAAATATTAGAGAATAGCACCAATAACGTCATTGTATCAGAAATAGCCTACCGGGTGGGATTTAATGATCCCAAGTACTTCACCCGTTGCTTTGTGAAACAATATAAGCAAACGCCCAGTTCATTCTTCAAGTAG
- a CDS encoding family 43 glycosylhydrolase — translation MKNKRLFLLSAFLVIIGTLKAQNPIITDQFTADPTAKVFEGKMYVYPSHDIPSPIERLKEWFCMADYHVFSSDNLVDWTDHGVILSQENVPWVAPDSYSMWAPECVYKNGKYYFYFPSTPKGEGKRGFSIGVAIADKPYGPFTPQATPIEGVNGIDPCVLIDKDGQAYIYWSGRGMSVAKLKDNMLELASEPMQIQGLPEGFKEGPFAFERNGKYYFTFPWVKEKTETLAYAMGDSPMGPFEFKGIIMDESPTGCWTNHHSLVEYKDQWYLFYHHNDYSPEFDKNRSARIDSLFFNPDGTIRKVIPTLRGVGITDARKEIQLDRYSRLSNQGAAIDYLNPTNKFEGWKTLLSKNGAWVQYNRVNFGDSAPRKVNARVTSDNGGILQIRINGTNGPVISEIKVPKTDQWTNIESSVHSAPTGIHDLYVSLKGNGKVDIDWISFR, via the coding sequence ATGAAAAACAAAAGACTATTTTTATTATCCGCATTTCTGGTAATAATAGGTACATTAAAAGCCCAGAACCCCATTATAACAGATCAGTTCACCGCTGATCCTACCGCCAAAGTTTTTGAAGGCAAGATGTACGTCTATCCTTCACATGACATTCCAAGCCCCATTGAGCGGTTGAAAGAATGGTTCTGTATGGCAGATTACCATGTATTTTCGTCAGACAATCTGGTAGACTGGACAGACCACGGAGTGATCCTAAGCCAGGAAAATGTACCTTGGGTAGCTCCTGACTCCTATTCCATGTGGGCTCCCGAATGTGTTTACAAGAATGGGAAATATTATTTCTACTTCCCATCTACCCCTAAAGGTGAAGGTAAACGCGGTTTCAGCATCGGAGTTGCCATAGCCGACAAGCCTTACGGCCCTTTCACCCCGCAAGCCACTCCCATTGAGGGAGTCAACGGCATCGACCCTTGTGTGCTCATCGATAAAGACGGACAAGCCTACATCTATTGGTCAGGTCGCGGAATGTCAGTAGCAAAGTTGAAGGACAACATGCTTGAACTCGCTTCAGAGCCTATGCAGATTCAAGGATTGCCCGAAGGCTTCAAAGAAGGACCTTTCGCCTTTGAACGCAACGGGAAATACTACTTCACATTCCCTTGGGTAAAAGAGAAAACAGAAACATTGGCCTATGCCATGGGAGACAGCCCTATGGGACCTTTTGAATTCAAAGGCATCATCATGGACGAGTCACCGACCGGGTGTTGGACAAATCACCATTCATTGGTGGAATACAAAGACCAATGGTATCTGTTCTATCACCACAATGATTACTCTCCCGAATTCGATAAAAACAGATCAGCGCGGATCGACTCCTTATTCTTCAACCCGGACGGCACTATCCGAAAAGTAATCCCTACTTTGCGCGGAGTGGGTATAACAGACGCCCGGAAAGAAATTCAGCTGGATCGCTACAGCCGGTTAAGCAATCAGGGAGCAGCCATCGATTATCTGAACCCAACCAACAAATTCGAAGGTTGGAAAACTTTATTGAGCAAAAACGGCGCATGGGTGCAGTACAACCGGGTGAACTTCGGAGACAGTGCCCCCCGAAAAGTGAATGCGAGAGTAACCTCGGATAACGGAGGAATACTACAAATACGTATAAACGGAACAAACGGCCCGGTTATCTCGGAAATAAAAGTCCCCAAAACCGATCAATGGACGAATATTGAATCTTCGGTTCATTCCGCTCCGACCGGCATTCACGATTTATATGTGTCCCTGAAAGGAAACGGTAAAGTGGATATCGACTGGATCAGTTTCCGATAA
- a CDS encoding alpha/beta hydrolase-fold protein — translation MKLKSILYTTLIASLIAGCAQKPKEKEATAPVSASTNILGISYPVVNPDLSVTVRVNAPDADSVKLDLMKKYPMTKNADGIWEVTSEPQVPGFHYYFLEIDGCSVADPSSELFYGCGRMSSGIEIPEEGVDYYLPQHVPHGEVRTQMYYSDITQAWRKCLVYTPAGYDENNTQRYPVLYLQHGSGEDETGWSNQGKADNILDNLIASQKAVPMLVVMDRGYATDPKEKGTGPKGRFNFNTFEWVVVNELVPMIDKNYRTLPDREHRAIAGLSMGGFQAVSIGLAHLDKFAHIGGFSGGGRMNSNELNTAYNGVFADAEAFNQKVKTLYISLGTEEAARFKNVTEFHDALTKANINHTYYESLGTAHEWLTWRRSLHQFAGLIFK, via the coding sequence ATGAAACTGAAATCCATCTTATATACAACTCTGATCGCTTCCCTGATTGCCGGATGTGCACAGAAACCCAAAGAAAAAGAAGCAACTGCACCGGTATCGGCATCTACCAATATCCTCGGTATCAGTTATCCGGTGGTAAATCCGGATTTATCAGTAACCGTCAGGGTAAATGCCCCCGATGCAGACTCAGTAAAACTGGACTTAATGAAAAAATATCCCATGACCAAAAACGCAGACGGTATTTGGGAAGTAACCTCCGAACCACAAGTACCCGGTTTCCACTATTATTTTCTGGAGATAGACGGGTGTTCCGTAGCCGATCCTTCCAGTGAATTGTTCTACGGATGCGGCCGGATGTCAAGCGGCATTGAAATTCCGGAGGAAGGAGTAGATTACTATTTGCCTCAGCACGTTCCACACGGTGAAGTCCGCACACAGATGTACTACTCCGACATCACGCAAGCATGGAGAAAGTGCCTCGTATATACTCCGGCAGGTTATGACGAGAACAACACTCAGAGGTATCCCGTACTATATCTTCAACATGGTAGCGGAGAAGACGAAACCGGATGGTCGAACCAGGGAAAGGCGGACAACATTCTGGATAACCTGATTGCCAGCCAAAAAGCCGTTCCCATGCTGGTAGTCATGGACAGAGGATATGCTACAGATCCCAAAGAAAAAGGAACGGGGCCAAAAGGCAGATTCAACTTCAATACTTTTGAATGGGTGGTTGTCAATGAACTGGTACCCATGATTGATAAAAACTACCGTACTTTGCCCGACAGGGAACATCGTGCCATAGCCGGCTTGTCAATGGGAGGTTTCCAGGCTGTAAGCATCGGGCTGGCCCATTTAGATAAATTTGCCCATATCGGCGGATTCAGCGGTGGAGGAAGGATGAACAGCAATGAACTGAATACAGCCTACAACGGCGTTTTTGCTGATGCAGAGGCTTTCAATCAAAAAGTGAAAACACTGTATATCAGCTTGGGAACTGAAGAAGCCGCACGCTTTAAAAATGTAACGGAGTTCCATGATGCACTGACTAAAGCAAACATCAACCATACCTATTACGAATCTCTCGGTACAGCCCACGAATGGCTCACCTGGCGGCGTTCATTGCATCAATTTGCAGGCTTAATATTCAAATGA
- a CDS encoding glycoside hydrolase family 43 protein → MKILFHFTITLFVLSLVACNQIKSPEPVKQYAFIGGKEGDKIDTTCFDSLQLSDPFILADEETQMYYLVGSGGSLWKSTNLKMWTGPYQYITVDTTSWIGTAPRIWAPELHKYKGKYYCFVTFTNPKIIVDTVPNRYNVQRRATHILTSDKVAGPYHPISDKNYLPEGWSTLDGSFWEEDGVPYMVFCHEWMQTVNGIINYIQLAPDLSESMGTSTTLFRASDAPWPREMKSIGELTFGMALEGYVADGPFLFRTGTGRLGMLWSSWNNNRCAQGVAYSKSDKLAGPWVQCNTPLISNNSGHGMLFRTFDGKLLMCLHHQSLDSENPGPRKPTLFEVDISGDEIKILEKYHP, encoded by the coding sequence ATGAAGATACTGTTTCATTTCACAATAACTCTGTTCGTTCTTAGTCTGGTTGCCTGTAACCAGATTAAGAGCCCGGAACCGGTAAAGCAATATGCATTTATCGGCGGCAAGGAAGGAGATAAGATAGACACCACTTGCTTTGACTCTTTGCAGCTAAGCGATCCTTTTATCCTGGCCGATGAAGAAACACAAATGTATTATCTGGTTGGAAGTGGCGGTAGTTTATGGAAAAGCACGAATCTAAAGATGTGGACAGGCCCCTATCAATACATTACTGTAGATACAACCTCCTGGATTGGGACCGCTCCAAGAATATGGGCCCCGGAGCTCCATAAATATAAAGGCAAATACTATTGTTTTGTCACCTTTACCAATCCCAAGATCATAGTAGACACTGTACCTAACAGATACAATGTACAACGCCGTGCTACCCATATCCTTACATCCGACAAAGTAGCAGGCCCCTACCACCCCATCAGCGACAAGAACTACCTGCCGGAAGGCTGGTCTACACTCGACGGTAGTTTCTGGGAAGAAGACGGAGTGCCCTATATGGTATTTTGTCACGAATGGATGCAAACCGTAAACGGTATAATCAACTACATCCAACTTGCTCCGGATCTATCAGAATCAATGGGAACCTCTACCACCCTTTTCAGAGCATCCGATGCTCCATGGCCAAGAGAAATGAAATCGATAGGTGAGCTCACTTTCGGTATGGCGCTAGAAGGCTACGTGGCAGACGGCCCATTCCTATTCCGGACGGGTACGGGACGTTTAGGTATGCTATGGTCCAGTTGGAACAACAACCGTTGTGCGCAGGGAGTAGCTTACTCCAAGTCGGATAAACTTGCCGGTCCCTGGGTTCAGTGCAATACTCCTCTGATATCCAATAACTCAGGGCACGGTATGTTGTTCCGTACATTCGACGGAAAGTTGCTGATGTGTCTGCATCACCAAAGCCTCGACTCCGAGAACCCGGGGCCACGAAAACCAACATTGTTCGAGGTCGATATTTCGGGAGACGAAATTAAAATACTGGAGAAATATCATCCTTAG
- the xyl3A gene encoding xylan 1,4-beta-xylosidase has product MKKVLVTCGLLFSLSGWGQTLPYQNPELSPAERAKDLVKRLTLEEKALLMCDDSEAIPRLGIKKFNWWSEALHGVANQGNVTVFPEPVGMAASFNDKLVFEIFNAVSDEMRAKHNERVRNGLEDVRFHSLSVWTPNVNIFRDPRWGRGQETYGEDPYLTSQMGIAVVKGLQGPENEKYRKLLACAKHYAVHSGPEWSRHTANLNNVSPRDLWETYLPAFKALVQKADVREVMCAYQRLDDDPCCGNTRLLQQILRDEWGFKYLVVSDCGAIADFWTSHKSSSDAVHAAVKGTMAGTDVECGYGYAYQKLPEAVSRGLITEEEVDKHVLRLMEGRFELGEMDDPSLVNWTKIPMSVVNCKAHKDLSLNMSRQTMTLLQNKNNVLPLSKSIRKIAVIGPNADDKPMLWGNYNGTPNQTITILDGFKSKLKKNQIVYMKGCDLVNDQTLESYLDQCSIDGKPGIKATFWNNPERQGEPVSSLRTTQPINVTTYGLHTFGPGVNLEKFSAKYETVLTPKESGEILLNLEGCSYFELLVNGKSMTKRRTWRTTDTRTMLQVEKGKEYKIEILYAQVENWAANLKFNLGKEFPINYNESISKLKGVDVVVFVGGISPQLEGEEMPVNIPGFKGGDRTDIELPAVQRNFLKALKDAGKQVVFVNCSGSSMALLPETESCDAILQAWYGGELGGYAVADVLFGDYNPSGKLPVTFYKSTKQLPDYEDYSMKGRTYRYMSDPLFPFGFGLSYTDFAIGTASCSKTRLRTDESLTLTVPVSNTGKRSGTEVVQVYIHKTDDADGPLKSLKAYARVELAAGAKQDVKIELPSESFECFDPSTNTMRVAPGEYELFYGTSSAARDLQSVKVTLL; this is encoded by the coding sequence ATGAAAAAGGTATTAGTAACCTGTGGTTTGTTATTCTCCCTATCGGGGTGGGGACAAACATTGCCGTATCAGAATCCTGAACTAAGTCCGGCAGAAAGAGCGAAGGATTTAGTGAAACGCTTGACTTTAGAAGAGAAAGCTCTCTTGATGTGTGATGATTCGGAAGCCATTCCACGCCTGGGAATAAAGAAATTCAATTGGTGGAGTGAAGCCCTTCACGGGGTAGCCAATCAAGGAAATGTAACCGTCTTCCCCGAACCTGTAGGAATGGCCGCTTCATTCAATGACAAACTGGTATTCGAAATCTTCAATGCAGTCTCCGATGAAATGCGTGCCAAACACAACGAGCGCGTACGCAATGGATTGGAAGACGTCCGTTTCCACAGTCTCTCCGTCTGGACTCCCAATGTAAACATCTTCCGTGATCCCCGCTGGGGACGTGGTCAGGAAACCTACGGGGAAGATCCTTACCTGACTTCTCAAATGGGCATTGCAGTAGTAAAAGGATTGCAGGGACCTGAAAATGAGAAGTACCGCAAACTACTTGCATGCGCCAAGCATTACGCCGTACACAGTGGTCCGGAATGGAGCCGTCATACAGCCAATCTGAACAACGTCAGTCCCCGCGACCTGTGGGAAACCTACCTGCCTGCGTTCAAGGCATTGGTACAGAAAGCCGATGTACGCGAAGTGATGTGTGCCTACCAGCGTCTGGACGATGATCCTTGTTGTGGAAACACCCGTCTGCTTCAACAAATACTCCGTGATGAATGGGGATTCAAATATCTCGTAGTCTCCGATTGTGGAGCCATCGCCGACTTCTGGACTTCCCACAAAAGTTCCTCCGATGCCGTGCATGCAGCCGTTAAAGGAACCATGGCAGGTACAGATGTGGAATGTGGATACGGATATGCCTATCAGAAACTGCCGGAAGCCGTATCCAGAGGATTGATAACGGAAGAAGAAGTGGACAAACATGTGCTCCGCCTGATGGAAGGACGCTTTGAACTCGGAGAAATGGATGACCCGTCATTAGTGAACTGGACAAAAATACCGATGTCGGTAGTCAACTGTAAGGCACACAAAGATTTGTCACTGAATATGTCACGCCAGACAATGACACTCTTACAGAACAAGAACAATGTATTGCCTTTAAGTAAATCCATCCGCAAGATTGCGGTTATCGGTCCTAATGCCGATGACAAACCTATGCTGTGGGGCAACTACAACGGAACTCCGAATCAGACCATTACCATCCTGGACGGCTTCAAAAGTAAACTGAAAAAGAATCAGATCGTCTACATGAAAGGCTGTGATCTGGTGAACGACCAAACATTGGAGTCCTATCTTGACCAATGCAGCATAGATGGAAAGCCCGGCATAAAAGCTACATTCTGGAACAATCCGGAACGCCAGGGAGAGCCTGTCTCTTCACTCCGTACCACCCAGCCTATCAACGTGACTACATACGGATTACATACTTTCGGCCCGGGAGTGAACCTTGAAAAGTTCTCAGCCAAATACGAAACCGTATTAACCCCGAAAGAATCAGGCGAAATTCTCCTCAATCTCGAAGGTTGCAGTTACTTTGAATTATTGGTAAACGGCAAGTCAATGACTAAACGTCGCACTTGGAGAACCACCGATACCCGCACCATGCTACAAGTGGAAAAAGGGAAAGAGTATAAGATAGAAATACTCTATGCACAAGTAGAAAACTGGGCTGCAAACCTGAAGTTCAACCTCGGCAAAGAATTCCCTATCAATTACAATGAAAGCATTTCAAAACTTAAAGGCGTAGATGTAGTGGTCTTCGTAGGTGGCATTTCGCCACAGCTGGAAGGGGAAGAAATGCCTGTGAATATTCCCGGCTTCAAAGGAGGCGACCGTACGGATATAGAATTACCCGCTGTACAGCGGAACTTCCTAAAAGCCCTGAAAGATGCCGGAAAACAAGTAGTATTTGTCAATTGTTCCGGATCGTCTATGGCATTACTGCCCGAAACGGAAAGTTGCGACGCCATTCTCCAGGCATGGTATGGAGGAGAACTGGGTGGATATGCTGTAGCCGACGTGTTGTTCGGTGATTATAACCCCTCCGGCAAGCTGCCCGTCACTTTCTACAAAAGTACGAAACAACTTCCCGACTATGAGGATTACTCCATGAAAGGACGTACATACCGGTATATGTCCGACCCTCTGTTCCCATTTGGATTCGGATTAAGTTACACGGATTTCGCCATAGGTACAGCCAGTTGCAGCAAAACCCGACTCCGTACAGATGAGTCGCTGACCTTGACTGTACCGGTCTCCAATACGGGCAAACGGTCCGGAACTGAAGTCGTACAAGTATACATACACAAAACCGATGACGCTGACGGACCATTAAAGTCCCTGAAAGCCTATGCACGTGTAGAACTCGCAGCAGGAGCCAAACAGGATGTCAAGATAGAGTTGCCATCCGAATCATTCGAATGTTTTGATCCTTCTACAAATACCATGCGTGTAGCACCGGGTGAGTACGAGTTATTCTATGGAACAAGTTCCGCAGCCCGGGACCTGCAATCCGTCAAAGTCACTTTACTATAA